A window of Odocoileus virginianus isolate 20LAN1187 ecotype Illinois chromosome 3, Ovbor_1.2, whole genome shotgun sequence genomic DNA:
ggacCTTTCTGGGCTTCAGCAGCCTGGAACCTCCATGCCTCCCACCGTCCTGCCTCCCCACCTTTGTCCACTCTGATCCTGCGGCCAGTGGCCCCTCACGGCTGGCACAAGCATGGTTTGTGATGTGCATGCACACCACATGGGAGGCTGGCCCCATGGGTGACCCTGTGCCCTCCCAGCTGTATCCTTTTAGGGAACTGAGAGAagacttgtttttaaattattattcaagtataattgctttagagaGCTGACTTTCAAATGGtatcattttatttctcctcAAACACTGGTCAGTTTATCCACACCCCAGACAGTCAGACCCACACATCTCTCCAATTTTCTCTCCCAGCCCCATACTGAGTAGTTCATAGCCCATTACCTCCCTGCTACTGTCTATAGCCTGTCACTGGGGACCTGGTTGCTTCCAGtgaactggttttttttttttcccccagattggTACTGGATTTcagggtttattttttattaaacaaaaatgaggggtggggaaggaatcTACATGATTCTAACATGGGAGGAAGGATGTCCCTAAAAGACCAATGGGGTCGGGTCTTCCCCGAGGCCTTCATGAGGAATTGTGACCTCAAGGCTGACCACAGAGCTGGCCTGGGAGCCAGTGACCTCTGGCCGTCAGCCAGTGGCTCTCCCCACACTTCATGTGTCCTGTTTTACAGCAGTTGAAATCTGTCCTGGATCCTTCATTCCATGAAGGACTCAGATAGATTACCCCCCAGGGAAACAGaagtttagagaagaaaaaattatttgcctGAGGTCGCATAGTTGGTGTCAGGGCTAGAGTTCAAACCCAGAGCTTCTCAACCCTTCTCTGCAACCTGGAAGATATTAATTGGTGTCTTCCAGGGTTCCCAGAAGAGGGAAAACTGATCCTTGCCCTCACTGAGCCTGGGGCAGGACAGAGTTGGAGCTAGTCATCCTCATAATTGTAATAGCAGGACTACTACTAGGAGGAGTAATAGTAATGCTTACTGAGCTGGGAGTGAGATAAGTGAGGAATGGCTTCTTCAAGGAGGGGAAATTTGAGCTGGGGCATTGAAGTTTGTGTAGTTCACTGGGGACACTCAGACGAAAATGTAGAATGAACCACCAAAATCTTCTCTGCCGCCCGCCTCCCCACAGGTGTCTCTGAACCACCACCAGCCTTGGCCTGATGAAGTGGTGACCCTCCCCACTATGCTCCAGCACCATGTGGCCCAATGCCAGTTCTCTGGGGCCCTGTTTCCGGCCTATGAACATCACACGGGAGGAGCGGCGCCTGATTGCCTCCCCATGGTTCGCAGCCTCCTTCTGCCTGGTGGGCCTGGCCTCCAACCTGCTGGCGCTGAGCGTGCTGATGGGCGCACGGCAGGGCAGCTCTCAGTCTAGATCTTCCTTCCTGACCTTCCTCTGCGGCCTGGTCCTCACTGACTTCATGGGGCTGCTGGTCACTGGCGCCATCGTGGTGACCCAGCACTTTGTCCTCTTTGAATGGCAGACCGTGGACCCTGGCTGCAGCCTTTGCCACTTCATGGGTGTCATCATGGTCTTTTTTGGCCTGTGTCCGCTGCTGCTGGGGGCCGCCATGGCCTCGGAGCGCTTCCTAGGCATCACCCGGCCCTTCTCAAGGCCCGCGACCGCCTCACAGCGCCGAGCCTGGACCACAGTGGGGCTGGTGTGGGCCTCTGCGCTGGCGCTGGGCCTGCTGCCCCTTCTGGGTGTGGGCCACTACACCGTGCAGTACCCCGGCTCCTGGTGCTTCCTCACACTTGGCACCGATCCGGGGGACGTGGCCTTTGGCCTGCTCTTCTCACTCCTTGGCAGCCTCTCAGTGGGGATGTCCTTCCTGCTCAACACCATCAGTGTGGCCACCCTGTGCCACGTCTACCATGGGCAGGCGACCGCCCAGCAGCGCCCGAGGGACTGTGAGGTGGAGATGATGGTGCAGCTCATGGGCATTATGGTGGTGGCCAGCATTTGCTGGATGCCACTGCTGGTGAGTGGCGGGGATCGGGGCGGGGACTACCTGGGCCTGGGTTCATCCTGATAGATTCACAACCCTCAGGTTCTTATTAACCCAAGAAAATGTGACCCCAGGGTTCAGAGGTACTCCCTTGAGTGAGACACAGATAACCCCAAACTGGGGGCAGGACTGGGGCAGAAGCAGTGTCCTGGGACTGAGATGCCCAGAGAGGGGCTCCCaggctctccccaccccagggggGTATCAGAGAAGACTTTCCAGAAGAGGGTCATTGGAACTGGGGTtttgaaggaggaagaggagtttACCTGCTAGACGAAAGCAGGGAGAACATTCCAGCTAGAATCACTGAATCATTTCTACCTTGTGCCTAGTTCTGGGCTGGACCCCAGCCTTTCACAGATTTTCCCTGAGTCAGGTGAGTTTACTGAAGTCCTTCCACTGATTAATATAATTGGCCTTTTGGAgttgttatttttccatttctgattcGATCTGGACAAGTCTGAAGACCACAATCAGATACTTGGTTTCCAGCCCATATCCAACAAGGACTTACCATGTGACTCTGGCTATGGGCATCTTTCTTCCAGCCTCAATCAGTTCCttagaatttaaaagaagaaagtgttagttgctcagtcatcttcaactctttgtgaccccatggactgtatagcctgccagattcctctgtccatggaattctccaggcaagaatactggaatgagtagccattcctttctccaggggatcttctcgacccagggtccagggatcaaacccgggtctcgtgcactgcaggcagattctttaccgtctgagccatggGGGATGGGGATGATTTAAAAGGTGTCTGCCTCTCAGAGAGACTCAGGAGGAAATGAACTCATTTATCCATTTGTTTCTTCAACAAACATTGACTGAACAACCAGCATGTCGCTGGCTCTGGTCTAGATGCTGAGCAGGGaacaaaaaggacaaaaatgcTTGACTTCCTGGAGCTCTTtgatcatggtggtggtggtttagtcgctaagtcgtgtcagactcttgtgaccccatgatcatGGGGAAGACAGCAAATAAACAGTGCATAAATAAGTGAAATGGTAGATATTAGGAAGTGATAAGGGCTAAAACAGAAACTAAATCTGTGGGATAGGAAAATTGCAAATTTGGTTGTGCTTTGTTTTGCTAAATGTTTTTACATGTTCAGTGGtgggcaaagaaatagaaggaagcataattttttgtgtgtgatatgtgAAGCTGCAGGCATGACGGGCCCCAGGGGAGCAAAAGTTATGGTATGATGCTTCTGGCTGAACAGTGTGCTTCTGaaattcagtccctggggtgtCCCTCCCAAGTCTGTTTTCATACAGCTGagactgtttctatttttgtttattataattattatcattattatttattgagcagcATCCAGAGGATGCCTGTGAGCACCTGACTCAGGTTTCCCCCTCTCTGCCTACAGCACTTCAGGGCTCCCTTCTCCCTCAGGATAAAACCCCAAGTCCTCCTGCAGCCCACAAGACCCTGCAAGACCttctccatcccctccctgcccttcccccctccctctctcccccttgctcactctgctccagccacagcagcctccttgctgttcctccAACATGCCAGACATGatgctgccccagggcctttgtatGTGCTgtaccctctgcctggaatgctcccCCAACCCCAGATCTCCACATGAATCACTCCCTCACTCCTCCATGTCcttgctcaaatgtcactttcacCAAAGGTTCCCTGACAAAggtctttctcagcatcttccTCATCCCTGCCTTCCAGGCTTGACTGTCTCAGAATACCCCCAGATGACCCCTGCCCTTCTCTGAACCACTGGAGCTGAGACTTTGAAGGATGGATAGGAGATTAGAgagatgtgtgtgttagtcacttagtcgtgtccgactctttgtgacccaatggattgtagctcgccaggctccccatccatggaattctccaggcaggaatactggagtgtgttgccatttccttctcagggattgaacctgggtctcctgcattgcagttgaattctttaccatctgagccaccagggaagcctgaataggatatttgttgttgttcattctctcagttgtgtccagctcttttgtgatcccttgcacgccaggcttccctgtccttcactatctcctggagtttgctcaaactcatgtccattgagtcgatgatgccagccaaccatctcatcctctgtttcccccttctcctcctgccctcaatctttcccagcatcagggtcttttccaatgagccagttcttcccatcaagtggccaaagtattggagtttcagcatcagtccttccaatgaatgttcagggtggatttccttaggattgactggtttgatctccttcatAGGAGATAAGCTGCCAGATAAAAACCAGGAAGGCGTTCTAGGTAGAATCACTGAGTCATTAAATGATTCCCAAGTCCCCTTTGGCAGCCAAGTTTTTCCTAAAAGGCCATAGAGTATACCTTTTAAACACTGTCTCTGTGACAACCACACAGCTCTTCTATTGGGGTGTGAAAGCTACCTGGAAATGACTGGGCACGCCTGAGTGCCAAAAGGACTTCATTTATGGATTCAGAAATGTGAATTTCATGTAATTGTCACATGTCACAAaatatgctttctattttttttctcaccaTTGACACATGTAAAAACATTCTTAGCAAAACAACAAACTAAAAAGGcacaaataaagcaaacaaagcaCAACAACAGGCCAGAGTTGGCCCATGAGCAACTCATGCTCCAAAACCTCCCATGGCTCCCTGTTGTCCCAGAGGAAAGGCCCACAGACACTTCCCTCCATCTCACTGGGGAAACTCCTATTCTCCATCTGATTACCTCTCCCAAGCCTGACCCAGCGTCTCCTCTGGGTTACAACAGTGCCTCCATCCCTGCTCGATCACACCCACCCCTACCACCGAGCTGAAACCACCTGGTCATGTAAGTAGAGCCTGAGTCCACTGTAGCCACTGCACTGTCCCCAGAattgcccagcacacagtaggtgctcaggaaacaATTGTAATGTAGTAATTCAatacaatattaatattaatcatagtataattttaattatgaaatagaATACCCATTATAATAATTTACAttagaattaatatatataattataacaaCCATGATATAATTgttaaatactatataatatacacTATAATTATATAGTATTAATTGATACTTAATAATTATATCaatcatacatatttatatattatataattgttAAATACCATGTAACATATCACTATAATTATATACATTCATAATTAATTATGTCAATTATTATATAATGTATGATTATATATTACATAACTGTTAAATACTATATAACATATAACTATAATTagggggtttccccagtggctcagcaggtaaagaatctgtctacagtgcaggaggtgctggtttgattcctgggttgggaagatcttctggagaagcgaatggcaacccactctaatattcttacctgaaaaagcccatggacagaggagcctggcagtccatggggtcgcaaagagttggacatgactgagcaaaactattataattacatattattaattaatatttaatatattgatcattatatagtatataacttAAATACTATATAGCATATAAttacatattatttaatatttaataactatattgatcattatatagtatataatatatattatataattgttaaatacatataacatataactATATGTTATTAATGAATACTTAGTAATTATATCAATCATATGTAATACATAGtcacattaaaattatatattatataattacatatataattttaaataccatataataaataatatggttataattaataatatattattaggTAACTATATTATTCTATATTATattctataattatttataaattattgtgtataataatttgtatcttttattaCATATTgtgtaatattaaatataatccaatatttaataaactatattaaactgatttactatttttaacataaaattattt
This region includes:
- the TBXA2R gene encoding thromboxane A2 receptor; the encoded protein is MWPNASSLGPCFRPMNITREERRLIASPWFAASFCLVGLASNLLALSVLMGARQGSSQSRSSFLTFLCGLVLTDFMGLLVTGAIVVTQHFVLFEWQTVDPGCSLCHFMGVIMVFFGLCPLLLGAAMASERFLGITRPFSRPATASQRRAWTTVGLVWASALALGLLPLLGVGHYTVQYPGSWCFLTLGTDPGDVAFGLLFSLLGSLSVGMSFLLNTISVATLCHVYHGQATAQQRPRDCEVEMMVQLMGIMVVASICWMPLLVFIAQTVLQSPPAMSPTGQLSWPTERQLLIYLRVATWNQILDPWVYILFRRAVIQRFYPRLSTRSRSLSLQPQFTRRSTIH